A stretch of the Thermofilum adornatum genome encodes the following:
- a CDS encoding 50S ribosomal protein L10: MSIQKAVTVKSSPARQRKAKQLEEYVNALQQYRYFLIASITGLPASVLKQSKSLLRQDGSLLKVVKNTVFLIALEKAGKNPKEAEQYLKGQNAVIFTNKNPFSIIFFLDKQKIMREARAGDVATNEIVLPAGNTGIPPGPMISNFNKLGIPTRVQEGSIWIAKDTVVARPGDVISPELAELLTKLGLKPIESKLQIKAIYLDGRIISPKDVELDVKLWRDRLSSAHTQAYNLAFNAALPLPQVLPAIIGKAHMEAIALAAQAGFPAKEAVPMILAKAEAQAKALYEKLKAIKPEL, encoded by the coding sequence GTGAGCATACAGAAAGCCGTAACGGTTAAGAGTAGCCCGGCACGCCAGAGAAAGGCGAAGCAGCTAGAAGAATACGTCAACGCACTACAGCAGTACCGCTACTTCCTAATAGCATCCATCACTGGGTTGCCGGCATCAGTCCTAAAGCAGAGCAAGAGCCTCCTCAGACAGGACGGCTCCCTCCTCAAAGTAGTAAAGAACACTGTGTTCCTCATAGCCCTCGAAAAGGCTGGGAAAAACCCAAAAGAAGCAGAGCAGTACCTCAAGGGCCAAAACGCCGTCATATTCACTAACAAAAACCCATTCTCGATAATATTCTTCCTCGACAAGCAGAAGATAATGCGCGAGGCCAGGGCAGGAGACGTTGCGACAAACGAGATCGTCCTACCGGCCGGAAACACGGGCATACCACCAGGCCCAATGATCAGCAACTTCAACAAGCTCGGCATACCGACAAGGGTCCAGGAGGGAAGCATCTGGATAGCCAAGGACACAGTCGTGGCCCGGCCAGGAGACGTTATATCGCCTGAGCTGGCAGAGCTACTGACAAAGCTAGGGCTGAAGCCCATCGAGAGCAAGCTACAGATAAAGGCAATATACCTAGACGGCCGGATAATCTCTCCGAAGGACGTAGAGCTAGACGTAAAGCTCTGGAGGGACAGGCTCTCCAGCGCCCATACACAGGCATACAACCTAGCGTTCAACGCCGCTCTGCCCTTGCCACAGGTGCTCCCAGCCATAATTGGCAAGGCCCACATGGAGGCCATCGCCCTCGCGGCGCAGGCAGGGTTCCCAGCCAAAGAAGCAGTCCCAATGATACTGGCCAAGGCAGAGGCACAGGCAAAGGCCCTCTACGAGAAGCTAAAGGCCATAAAGCCCGAGCTCTAA
- a CDS encoding 50S ribosomal protein L1 has translation MSTQVVSHLGDLKEGIKQALASSPKKRKFEQSVEMVVVLRDVDVKKPENRINTVVVLPYAPPKKLAKVAVIASGDLALKAKEAGADIVIDKDELNKIANDKKALRKLAKKYDFFLASTDLMPLVGRILGKYLGPRGKMPQPVPPNAPVNVLIDRAKKSIRIRIKDQPQIACRIGTESQPVEQLVENANAVLSEILKKFSASNIGKIYFKLAMGKPVKIAREGGKK, from the coding sequence ATGAGTACACAGGTTGTTAGCCACCTGGGAGACCTAAAGGAGGGCATAAAGCAGGCCCTAGCCTCCTCGCCAAAGAAGAGGAAGTTCGAGCAAAGCGTAGAAATGGTCGTCGTGCTCAGGGACGTAGACGTCAAGAAGCCCGAGAACAGGATAAACACTGTCGTCGTGCTTCCATACGCGCCCCCGAAAAAGCTCGCCAAAGTAGCCGTGATTGCCAGCGGAGACCTAGCACTGAAGGCCAAAGAGGCCGGCGCAGACATAGTCATAGACAAGGACGAGCTCAACAAGATAGCCAACGACAAGAAGGCCCTGAGGAAGCTCGCAAAGAAGTACGACTTCTTCCTAGCATCGACAGACCTTATGCCCCTCGTGGGTAGGATCCTAGGTAAATACCTGGGTCCACGCGGCAAAATGCCACAGCCGGTTCCGCCAAATGCCCCCGTAAACGTGCTAATTGACCGCGCAAAGAAGTCTATAAGGATAAGGATAAAGGACCAGCCACAGATCGCCTGCAGGATAGGCACAGAGTCCCAGCCAGTCGAACAACTGGTCGAAAACGCCAACGCCGTGCTAAGCGAGATACTCAAGAAGTTCTCCGCTTCAAACATTGGCAAAATATATTTCAAGCTGGCTATGGGTAAACCTGTTAAGATTGCTAGAGAGGGTGGCAAAAAGTGA
- a CDS encoding 50S ribosomal protein L11 has product MSQNTKVFNFLVDGGKATAGPPIGPALGPLGLNVMQVVKRINELTADYAGMRVPVKVIVDVEKKTFEVEVGTPTTAALIVKELKVEKGAHQPSKETVGNLSMEQVIKIAKIKMKDIGASSLKAAVKTVVGTAQSMGVTIDGKPPKQVIEEIEKGLYDELIKKHEGEAG; this is encoded by the coding sequence TTGTCGCAGAACACAAAGGTATTTAACTTCCTCGTGGACGGGGGCAAGGCAACAGCCGGCCCACCCATAGGGCCAGCCCTCGGCCCACTTGGACTAAACGTGATGCAGGTAGTCAAGAGGATAAACGAGCTTACAGCCGACTATGCCGGGATGCGTGTACCCGTAAAGGTCATAGTCGACGTTGAAAAGAAGACCTTCGAGGTGGAGGTCGGCACACCCACGACTGCCGCCCTGATCGTCAAGGAGCTCAAGGTTGAGAAGGGTGCCCACCAGCCATCCAAGGAGACAGTCGGCAACCTGTCCATGGAGCAGGTGATCAAGATCGCCAAGATAAAGATGAAGGACATCGGCGCCTCAAGCCTCAAGGCGGCCGTAAAGACTGTCGTTGGCACAGCCCAGAGCATGGGCGTGACTATTGATGGTAAGCCCCCCAAGCAGGTTATAGAGGAAATCGAGAAGGGTCTATACGACGAGCTTATAAAGAAGCATGAGGGTGAAGCAGGATGA
- a CDS encoding 30S ribosomal protein S19: MPIEKLAELFPARQRRTLLRIFKQKTSEEHLKLLEKIRKAEELVSKGKKQPTIRTHLRDFIILPEMVGLTIHVHNGKEFVPVEITPEKIGHYLGEFALTTKKVEHGEPGLKATRSSMFVALK; encoded by the coding sequence ATGCCGATAGAGAAGCTTGCAGAGCTCTTCCCAGCCAGGCAGAGGAGAACACTCTTAAGGATCTTCAAGCAAAAGACCAGCGAGGAGCACCTCAAGCTTCTCGAGAAGATAAGGAAGGCCGAGGAGCTCGTAAGCAAGGGCAAGAAGCAGCCGACCATTAGGACCCACCTGAGGGACTTCATCATCTTGCCAGAGATGGTCGGGCTAACGATACACGTCCACAACGGCAAAGAGTTTGTACCAGTCGAGATAACGCCGGAAAAGATCGGGCACTACCTCGGAGAGTTCGCGTTGACGACAAAGAAGGTTGAGCACGGAGAGCCAGGCTTAAAAGCAACAAGGTCATCAATGTTTGTGGCCTTGAAGTAG
- a CDS encoding NAD(P)/FAD-dependent oxidoreductase — translation MSEKRIVVVGGGFGGFYALKTLSELGVTKRHEVTLIDRSPMFAYLPSLPYLLSKKKTVEDLTEPFEKITKRLGAKFIQGEFAGVSIRESTVVLGNGDRVPYDYLIIAVGATTEYYNIPGAEQTLASWRLEDYLRIQEELKKHGDKCRVCIAGGGLTGVEVAGELAEVLGGENVTIVEKMPYLMPTLNRPKASEIIEKFLSQKGVRIIKGNGVVEASSNHLKLEDSTTLDCDLVIWSLGVKAPSIAFDQPVKTVKRGWIAVKPNLQLQDYTNIYAVGDINHFALDSDYAMKMAEEAILQGKTAAKNIAQQLEGKDPTYTHQPIFLASKPKSLVSVGYNTALMVWENRLLFGKMPYISKMLIETVVMRDIKGKIGGGTATKLESTLLRTISR, via the coding sequence GTGAGCGAAAAAAGGATCGTAGTCGTTGGAGGAGGATTCGGCGGCTTCTATGCACTTAAGACACTGTCAGAGCTAGGCGTAACAAAGAGACACGAGGTAACACTGATAGACAGAAGCCCTATGTTCGCGTATCTGCCGTCCCTGCCATACCTCTTGTCAAAAAAGAAGACCGTTGAGGACCTCACGGAGCCCTTTGAGAAGATCACTAAGAGGCTGGGCGCCAAGTTCATACAGGGCGAGTTCGCGGGTGTCTCGATAAGGGAGTCAACCGTAGTACTTGGCAACGGCGACAGGGTCCCCTATGACTACCTCATAATCGCTGTTGGCGCGACGACGGAGTACTACAACATACCGGGCGCCGAGCAGACGCTTGCCTCCTGGAGGCTCGAAGACTACCTCAGGATACAGGAGGAGCTGAAGAAGCACGGAGACAAGTGTAGGGTGTGCATCGCCGGCGGTGGCCTCACGGGCGTCGAGGTTGCCGGCGAGCTTGCAGAGGTGCTTGGCGGAGAAAACGTCACGATAGTAGAGAAGATGCCCTACCTGATGCCCACGCTGAACAGGCCCAAGGCCTCGGAGATAATAGAGAAGTTCCTGTCCCAGAAAGGCGTAAGGATAATCAAGGGCAACGGCGTCGTAGAGGCGTCGAGCAACCATTTAAAGCTTGAGGACTCGACAACGCTGGACTGCGACTTGGTGATATGGAGCCTAGGCGTAAAGGCCCCAAGCATAGCCTTCGACCAGCCAGTGAAAACGGTTAAGCGTGGATGGATAGCCGTGAAGCCAAACCTACAGCTACAAGACTACACAAACATATACGCAGTCGGCGACATAAACCACTTCGCCCTAGACTCTGACTACGCAATGAAGATGGCGGAAGAAGCAATACTACAGGGCAAGACGGCAGCCAAAAACATAGCCCAACAGCTTGAAGGAAAAGACCCAACATACACACACCAGCCAATATTCCTCGCGTCCAAGCCCAAAAGCCTCGTCTCAGTAGGCTACAACACAGCACTAATGGTCTGGGAAAACAGGCTACTATTCGGCAAAATGCCATACATAAGCAAAATGCTCATAGAAACCGTAGTCATGAGAGACATAAAGGGCAAAATAGGAGGAGGAACAGCGACAAAACTAGAAAGCACACTACTCAGAACAATATCAAGATAA
- a CDS encoding 50S ribosomal protein L2: MGKRLLVQRRGRGGSVFRNPGWKRIAPARYPPYNPETFKEKVLVGVVKDIVHEPGRGAPLAIVRFEDGTTMYMVPPEGLAVGQKIYYGAKAPIVLGSITAIGNVPEGTIVSNIELRPGDGGKIARSSGAYALVLAHSNGKTLIQLPSKKVKEVDSEARATIGMVAGGGRIEKPLLKAGKNWHKSRAKSFKYPTVRGKAMSAYAHPAGGGSHQKGLTPAPRNAPPGRKVGHIAPRRTGRKKGTSRTPTQ, translated from the coding sequence ATGGGTAAAAGGCTACTCGTACAGAGGAGGGGCCGCGGCGGCAGCGTGTTTAGGAACCCCGGCTGGAAGAGGATAGCACCTGCAAGGTACCCGCCATACAACCCAGAAACATTCAAGGAGAAGGTCCTCGTAGGCGTAGTCAAGGACATTGTCCACGAGCCGGGCAGGGGCGCGCCACTAGCAATTGTAAGGTTCGAGGACGGGACAACAATGTACATGGTACCCCCAGAGGGCCTAGCAGTCGGCCAGAAGATATACTACGGCGCAAAGGCTCCAATAGTCCTAGGAAGCATAACAGCCATAGGAAACGTGCCAGAGGGAACAATAGTCTCAAACATCGAGCTGAGGCCAGGAGACGGAGGAAAAATCGCTAGGAGCAGCGGCGCATACGCCCTAGTCCTCGCGCACTCAAACGGTAAGACACTCATACAGTTGCCAAGCAAGAAAGTAAAAGAAGTAGATAGCGAGGCAAGGGCAACCATCGGCATGGTCGCTGGAGGTGGCAGAATAGAAAAGCCACTCCTAAAGGCAGGCAAAAACTGGCACAAGTCAAGGGCCAAGTCATTCAAGTACCCAACAGTACGCGGCAAAGCAATGTCTGCATACGCCCACCCAGCAGGCGGAGGATCACACCAGAAAGGACTAACCCCAGCCCCCAGAAACGCCCCACCAGGCAGAAAAGTAGGACACATAGCACCAAGAAGAACAGGAAGAAAGAAGGGAACATCAAGAACCCCCACACAGTAA
- a CDS encoding 50S ribosomal protein L23 produces MSSSNTGKKGDIGVIVKPHLTEKTLQLIEKTNTLTFIVDRRATKDEIRRAVEAMFGVKVEKVRTLITPLGQKKAYVKLAKEYSAMDIASRMGLV; encoded by the coding sequence ATGAGTAGCAGTAACACGGGTAAAAAGGGAGACATAGGGGTAATAGTCAAGCCCCACCTTACAGAGAAGACTCTACAGTTGATCGAGAAGACCAACACCCTTACATTCATAGTTGACAGGCGTGCTACGAAGGACGAGATAAGGAGGGCCGTAGAGGCCATGTTCGGCGTAAAGGTCGAAAAGGTCAGGACACTGATAACTCCGCTTGGGCAGAAAAAAGCTTATGTAAAGCTCGCAAAAGAGTACTCCGCAATGGATATAGCGAGCAGGATGGGTCTAGTCTAG
- the rpl4p gene encoding 50S ribosomal protein L4: MTQTAKLLEVPVYNLNGEPVEKIKLPAFFASPIRVDLIRRVYLALFTSRLQPKGTDPLAGLRTTAESLGVGHGIARVARIKGGMRAARVVQAVKGRKAHPPRVDEVIHEEVNKKEKRKALLSAIAATVVKDLVLSRGHVVPDKELPIIVADDFEKISTAKELREALGKLGLWEDVERAQENTRIRAGKGKMRGRRYKKPKSLLIVVGEKQGVEKAARSMPGVDVVRASDLSVLHLAPGGVPGRLTLYTVSAVKVLEERLKDEVLYK; encoded by the coding sequence GTGACGCAGACAGCTAAACTATTAGAGGTCCCCGTCTACAACTTGAACGGGGAGCCAGTAGAAAAGATAAAGTTGCCAGCCTTCTTTGCGTCCCCGATAAGGGTCGACCTCATCAGGAGGGTCTACCTGGCCCTCTTCACGTCTAGGCTACAGCCAAAGGGCACAGACCCACTAGCGGGCCTAAGGACAACCGCGGAGAGCCTAGGCGTAGGGCACGGCATAGCAAGGGTTGCACGCATAAAGGGCGGCATGAGGGCCGCACGAGTAGTCCAGGCGGTCAAGGGCCGCAAGGCTCACCCGCCCAGGGTAGACGAGGTCATACACGAAGAGGTAAACAAGAAGGAGAAGCGTAAGGCACTGTTGTCCGCTATCGCGGCTACGGTGGTAAAGGATCTTGTCCTCTCTAGGGGCCACGTTGTCCCAGACAAAGAGTTGCCCATCATCGTAGCGGACGACTTCGAGAAGATATCAACGGCAAAGGAGCTGAGGGAGGCGCTCGGCAAGCTCGGCCTCTGGGAAGACGTAGAGAGGGCACAGGAAAACACGAGGATTAGGGCTGGCAAGGGCAAGATGCGTGGGAGGAGATACAAGAAGCCCAAGAGCCTGCTAATCGTTGTTGGCGAGAAGCAGGGCGTAGAGAAGGCCGCGAGGTCCATGCCTGGCGTGGACGTTGTCAGGGCAAGCGACCTGTCCGTCCTGCACCTGGCCCCGGGCGGGGTTCCTGGGAGGCTCACCTTATATACTGTTTCTGCCGTAAAGGTTCTGGAGGAGAGGCTGAAGGACGAGGTGCTGTATAAATGA
- a CDS encoding 50S ribosomal protein L3, which yields MVAKGHRPRRGSRAYHPRKRARSIVGRVRRWPTGREGFLGFAGYKVGMLHVIGVETHKFSPFQGQEVVYPATVIEVPPLKVLAVRVYGKTPGGKKALCEVWAKDLPKDLERVFTVPKEQASQEEQMKKLEEVKDKIAEVRVIVATQPRLAGLGKKKPEVFEIAVGGQPDKALQLALEKLGKELTVADVFKEGDYVDAIAVTKGKGFAGSVKRFGVEEMPRWHKHRKGHSRIGSVGPQKPSIMFYAPFPGQLGFHQRTEYNKKILKIGDASTVKEINPPGGWKHYGLVKSQFIIIEGSVPGPTKRLIKLRHAIRPGKVTPVPQITYLSTAQWQVSG from the coding sequence ATAGTGGCTAAGGGGCATAGACCGCGTCGTGGTTCGCGCGCGTATCACCCGAGGAAGAGAGCACGCAGTATAGTTGGCAGGGTTAGGAGGTGGCCTACTGGGCGCGAAGGCTTCTTGGGGTTTGCAGGCTACAAGGTCGGCATGCTCCACGTGATAGGAGTCGAGACGCACAAGTTTAGCCCGTTCCAGGGACAGGAAGTAGTCTACCCAGCAACGGTGATCGAGGTCCCGCCTCTAAAGGTTCTGGCCGTCAGGGTCTACGGAAAGACGCCGGGCGGCAAGAAGGCCCTATGCGAGGTGTGGGCCAAGGACTTGCCAAAGGACCTTGAGAGGGTCTTCACTGTGCCGAAGGAGCAGGCAAGCCAGGAGGAGCAGATGAAGAAGCTGGAAGAGGTCAAGGACAAGATAGCAGAGGTAAGGGTCATAGTGGCTACGCAGCCAAGGCTCGCGGGCCTCGGCAAGAAGAAGCCAGAGGTATTCGAGATAGCTGTCGGCGGCCAGCCGGACAAGGCCCTCCAGCTCGCCCTCGAGAAGCTCGGCAAGGAGCTCACAGTGGCTGACGTCTTCAAGGAGGGCGACTATGTCGACGCCATAGCCGTGACGAAGGGCAAGGGCTTCGCCGGCTCGGTCAAGAGGTTCGGCGTAGAAGAGATGCCCCGCTGGCACAAGCACAGGAAGGGCCACAGCAGGATCGGTAGCGTGGGCCCACAGAAGCCCTCGATAATGTTCTACGCGCCGTTCCCAGGACAGCTTGGGTTCCACCAGAGGACAGAGTACAACAAGAAGATCCTCAAGATCGGCGACGCCTCGACAGTGAAGGAGATCAACCCGCCGGGAGGCTGGAAGCACTACGGCCTAGTAAAGAGCCAGTTCATAATCATTGAGGGCAGCGTCCCAGGGCCTACGAAGAGGCTCATAAAGCTGAGGCACGCAATTAGGCCAGGCAAGGTCACGCCTGTGCCACAGATAACCTATCTAAGTACTGCCCAATGGCAGGTCTCGGGGTGA
- the csx1 gene encoding CRISPR-associated CARF protein Csx1: MSEKSKVLVVASWGDPRRWDEVSYRLSVESLEHPGLRKVLGEGARELECRSRSSTVSLLCLLSSAGLDVHGVVFGLDTVASVSSQNIRNDALNVYDNSLEEFVKGSTCCEEIKEEIKERIEVVVTPGVGTYGGLSYRGSPTHIFTQAFMKIYKRLADDHTFLVVDITHGINYQTTAILYAAMTSAIVAGKEKNLVIFNSEPPSPPTKPQRTDKSPQPAQLGAVQPVPQATSQQASNPQSLGILDVTLLSNALQFAMAARDILLFRSKSISELRKASVKGSKRVAEALVSLETFTRLLENAAVALTFPGALDENGERLGYSLCSFLESFTSDPCSEIEDQPEKDDVKKVVTYPSPETARVLECILYSVLRRLAEDERGKSNGLCVDAAKSDLAEYLKRVAERLQEAGLKYASLIAKREKQKLDTFIGTFQNCLNEFDKNKAMLGGIAQHLVLRENEVEVDVSLFHAFEELEQKKSKLPCIYILNDVEEKVRNFKKEEVIDENNARNISAHAGLSYTIIEKVVVSRQADRWTVSKIKYNRGKVQEYLKILSRI, encoded by the coding sequence ATGAGTGAAAAGTCCAAGGTTCTTGTTGTTGCTTCTTGGGGTGATCCGAGGAGGTGGGATGAAGTTAGCTACCGTCTGTCTGTTGAGAGCTTGGAGCACCCTGGCTTGAGGAAGGTTCTTGGCGAGGGGGCCAGGGAGCTAGAGTGCAGGAGTAGGAGTTCTACGGTGTCTCTTTTGTGCCTGTTGTCTAGTGCGGGGCTCGATGTTCATGGTGTTGTTTTTGGTTTGGATACTGTTGCTAGTGTCTCTTCACAAAATATTCGCAACGATGCATTGAATGTTTATGATAATAGTCTGGAGGAATTTGTCAAGGGTTCTACGTGTTGTGAGGAGATAAAAGAGGAGATAAAGGAGAGGATTGAAGTTGTCGTTACTCCTGGAGTCGGCACGTATGGGGGTCTATCGTACAGGGGTAGTCCAACACATATTTTCACACAGGCATTCATGAAGATATATAAAAGGCTGGCAGACGACCATACTTTTCTAGTCGTAGACATTACTCATGGGATTAACTATCAGACGACTGCCATTCTCTATGCGGCCATGACTAGCGCGATCGTTGCGGGGAAGGAAAAAAACCTAGTAATTTTTAACTCCGAGCCGCCTAGCCCTCCTACCAAGCCCCAGAGAACTGATAAGTCCCCTCAGCCAGCACAGCTTGGCGCTGTGCAACCTGTTCCACAGGCTACCTCCCAGCAGGCCTCTAATCCGCAGAGCCTGGGCATATTGGATGTTACACTCTTGTCGAATGCCCTTCAGTTCGCAATGGCTGCTCGAGACATCCTGTTGTTCCGCTCCAAGAGTATCTCTGAGCTAAGGAAGGCATCAGTAAAGGGTTCCAAGAGGGTTGCCGAGGCGCTTGTCTCTCTTGAGACGTTTACAAGGCTCCTAGAGAACGCCGCGGTGGCGTTGACTTTTCCCGGCGCCTTAGACGAGAATGGGGAGAGGCTTGGTTACAGCCTGTGCAGCTTCCTTGAAAGCTTTACTAGTGACCCTTGTAGCGAGATTGAAGACCAGCCAGAGAAGGACGATGTAAAGAAAGTCGTTACATACCCCTCTCCCGAGACAGCTAGGGTGCTAGAGTGCATCCTTTATAGTGTCCTTAGGAGGCTCGCCGAAGACGAGAGAGGAAAAAGTAATGGCTTATGCGTGGATGCGGCGAAGAGCGACCTCGCAGAATACCTTAAACGTGTTGCTGAGAGGCTCCAGGAGGCGGGGCTTAAGTATGCATCGTTAATAGCAAAGCGTGAAAAACAAAAACTGGACACATTCATTGGGACATTCCAGAACTGTCTAAACGAGTTCGACAAAAATAAGGCCATGCTTGGGGGCATAGCCCAACACCTAGTTTTGAGAGAGAACGAGGTCGAGGTAGATGTCAGTCTTTTCCATGCATTTGAGGAGCTAGAACAAAAGAAGAGCAAGTTGCCGTGCATCTATATTTTGAATGATGTAGAAGAAAAAGTTAGGAATTTCAAGAAGGAGGAGGTAATAGACGAGAACAATGCTAGGAACATTTCGGCACACGCTGGGCTCTCCTACACCATAATTGAAAAAGTTGTAGTTTCGAGGCAAGCTGACAGGTGGACGGTCTCAAAGATAAAGTATAATAGGGGCAAAGTTCAAGAATATCTGAAAATACTTAGCAGAATTTAA